One Aegilops tauschii subsp. strangulata cultivar AL8/78 chromosome 2, Aet v6.0, whole genome shotgun sequence genomic window, CCTACGTTTAGGGCAGAAGCCCACACTCGTAGTAAGCAGAAGCGGCGCATGATCGGACACTCCAGTGGAAAGTGCCTGGAGGAGATATTCTGCATTGTCCAACTCCCAGTCCACGGAGATAAGGATCCTGTCAATCTTGGTAAGCGTGGGCGTATCGCGCTCGTTCGACCACGTGAACCTCCTGCCATGCATGTACATCTCCTTGAGCTCATGGTCGTCAACAAAGTCCCTAAACTTCCCCATCATGGTCCGGTTGATGTTCGAGTTGCTCTTCTCAGAGGCGCGAAGGATCATGTTAAAATCTCCCAAAATCATCCAAGGTCCTTGGCACGCTAGTCTCCTGACCCTCAAATCCTGCAGGAATTGCGTCTTCAGATCGTCACTCTGCGGACCATACACCACCGATATCCACCAAGGTTGGACGACCCTGGTATGCACCAATCCCGAAATGAAATTAGCATTTGGGACTATGTTGTCCACCCAAAGTGCCGAGGTGTTCCATGCAATTAGGATCCCCCTCTAGTCTCCTCAGCCGGCAAGTAGGAGAAACCATCAAATGATGGCCCCAAGCATTGCATAACTATAAATTGGTCAAGTACATCCATTTTAGTCTCCTGTAGACACACCAGATTCACCTTAACAGAGCTAATGAACTCCCTAACGGCCTTCCTCTTGGCTGGATTGTTAAGGCCGCGTACATTCCAGCACAACACCTGCGGGTGTGAATCCATGAAAAGGATCTGACCCCAACACCACTACGGACCGCCTAGTGCGCGCAAACAACCACTGAGTTCGCCGCATTCATCTCCTCTTCACTTGGCGCCATCTTCCCGAAGAGTGCCGCAATGATCCTGACATGCTGCTCGCGAAGTGGGGAATCAAACATAGCCTTCAGCTCATTCACCACCCCATCATCCACCACGAAGTCTTTCGGGACCAGACCCAAAGCATGCAACAGCACATTCTCAACTGGACTCGCCTTGGAGCGACTCGCTGTTGCCATCTTCTTGGACGCTCGCGTCATGCGTTTGGGCGTGAATGGTTCCGCCTCCGGCCAGAGGTGCGAGGCTTGGACTTCACGGAGCAGCGGCGGTGCCAGTTTCTTGATAATATTCGAGCAAAAACTCTTGAGTTTGTCGTAAGCCACCACTTCCTGGGCCGTCAGCCCTCTGTTTCCGAGTGGTTCACACCCCTGCCCTCACAAGAGTCACCCGACGCTACGTGAACAGCGTCCATGCATGCATGGTTGCCATCAGGCCTTGCCACGATCGCTAGCTCCATTGGAGGTGGAATAGAATATTCTTCCTCCGGCCTCGTTGGTAGAGCCGCACTGCCTTTGTCCGGTTCCGGGTCCCTCACAACCACCTCCCCAGGGCGAGCATGGCACGTAGCGGCCTCCACCACCTCGCCCCGGCCAGCCACGTCGTCTATCCTGGCTTCCTCCAGCACTGGCCCCACCAGATCGCTGTTCGGCCTCAGGATCACCCCGTCCTGGGCAGCTTGCTGTTGGCAATCGCTTTCCAGCCCTGGCCCTACCTGATCGCTTTCAAGCCTCGGGATCGCCCCATCCTGGGCAGCTTGCTGAAGGCCATCGCTTTCCAAAGCACCACTGGACCTTGCCACGTTACTCTGCACAACAGGCCCCACCACCATGGAAGCCAGCTGTGGCCTTGGACTAGCCGTTGCCGCGCCAGCTGATTGGTGCAGACCCTGCTGTGTCTGTTGGTCCCTGCTCCCCACCTCCAACTCATGGACAGCCTGATAAGACCGTTGGTCATCTGCCACAACCACTGCCCTATCTTCTGCCGAAAGTTCTGTAGGCCCCACCTGATCCTGCCTCGGGGTCTCCAGCCTGGTCAGCCGGTCAAAAGCGGAGGGCCTGACCTCAATCCGATCCCTGACGTGCGCCGACTGGCATGCCGGGGCCACCACTGGCACCTCCTCCATGGCGGGCAGCCGCCATGCCATGCCGGCCGAAATCCGGCGAGACGCGCCGTCACGACCGCCCCCAGCGCTCGTGGAAGTGCCAGCACGCCCAGCCTGCGCACCTCCTCTGACGTCCCGAGCACCGAACTGCCAGGTGCGCCGGCGAGCCTGAGCGCCGCCGCCACCATCCATGCTGCCATCCGAGTCCGGCAACCCGCTCTGCCCACTGCTTGATGAACCTCCCAGGAACCATGGCTCCTCTGCTTCCGAGAAGTCTTGAACTTGCGCAAGATGGATGAGAACTCTATATTGCAGCATCGCCGGCTGGGAGGGCTGCAGTCCCAGTTCGGGCTCCGGCACCGCCAGCCATCGGAGCGTAGGGATCGCCTCCGGGTCCGCCGTCCATGCCGTAAGCTTGAAGGAAGAGAGGTTAGCCCGGGAGCTCGTCTCCGGCGCCACCGCATCGACCATACAAGACGAACCCAACAGACGCTCCACCACCTCCCGCTCCCATGCGTGCGGTGGAATACCCTCGATCTCGAGCCACACCTTGTTCCTGAGCACCACGTGAACTGCCTGGGCCTGTCGGTTCCACTGGCGAAAGAACAGTCTAACTCCTCGATGATCCATCGCCGGCATGGCGCACACCCTGTTCCTGTGCTCGGGCCGCGCGAAGACGATGATGAAATCCTCGGGCCGGAAGCGGTGCACTGACACCCACTGTGGCTCAATGCCAGCCTTGACCTGCAGGACCTGAAGCACGAACTCTGGCGAGATATCCTGCCGCGCGCCGGCCACGTACGCCACCATGGACAGCTGCAGCCGCCGCTCCATATCCTCCATGGACTGGGAA contains:
- the LOC141041121 gene encoding uncharacterized protein, which encodes MGKFRDFVDDHELKEMYMHGRRFTWSNERDTPTLTKIDRILISVDWELDNAEYLLQALSTGVSDHAPLLLTTSVGFCPKRRFRFELFSTRLDGFEEAVREAWVCDPTVVDP